The following proteins are encoded in a genomic region of Mycobacterium kiyosense:
- a CDS encoding antitoxin VapB, which translates to MIFKGVREGKPYPEHGLSYRDWSQIPPQQIRLDELVTTTRVLELDRLLSEDSTFYGDLFPHAVRWRGIIYLEDGLHRAVRAALRNRTVLHARVYDMDMAPDAPR; encoded by the coding sequence ATGATCTTCAAGGGCGTGCGCGAGGGCAAACCGTACCCGGAACACGGTCTGTCGTACCGGGACTGGTCCCAGATCCCGCCACAACAGATCCGGCTGGACGAACTGGTCACCACAACGCGGGTGCTCGAACTGGATCGTCTGCTGTCGGAGGACTCCACCTTCTACGGCGATCTGTTCCCGCATGCGGTGCGGTGGCGCGGGATCATCTACCTCGAGGACGGTCTGCACCGGGCCGTGCGTGCGGCGCTGCGAAACCGCACCGTCCTGCACGCCCGGGTGTACGACATGGATATGGCGCCCGACGCGCCGCGATAG
- the mtb12 gene encoding low molecular weight antigen MTB12 — protein sequence MLTIKKLAFGAAAVVGVGAAAAGLTAAAEPAGFHVQPVVYGAPLPQDPAPAPATAVPTAAQLTGLLNNLADPSVPFANKSALVEGGIGGTEAHLADHQLKKAQKNGQLPLAFSIANIQPAANGAATADVSVSGPKLSPPVTQSVTFVNQGGWVLSRSSAMELLQAASH from the coding sequence ATGCTGACCATCAAGAAACTGGCCTTCGGCGCAGCCGCCGTCGTCGGGGTGGGCGCTGCCGCCGCCGGACTGACCGCCGCGGCCGAGCCGGCCGGCTTCCACGTGCAGCCGGTCGTCTACGGTGCACCGCTGCCCCAGGACCCGGCGCCGGCCCCGGCCACCGCCGTACCGACCGCCGCGCAGCTCACCGGCCTGCTGAACAACCTCGCCGACCCCAGCGTTCCGTTCGCGAACAAAAGCGCTCTGGTCGAAGGCGGCATCGGCGGGACCGAGGCCCACCTGGCCGACCACCAGCTGAAGAAGGCGCAGAAGAACGGCCAGTTGCCGCTGGCGTTCAGCATCGCCAACATCCAGCCGGCCGCCAACGGGGCGGCCACCGCCGACGTCTCCGTCTCCGGTCCCAAGTTGTCGCCGCCGGTCACCCAGAGCGTCACCTTCGTCAACCAGGGCGGCTGGGTGCTGTCCCGCAGCTCCGCGATGGAGCTGTTGCAGGCCGCCTCGCACTGA
- a CDS encoding hypothetical protein (frameshifted, insertion at around 2166150), which yields MGSADERRFQVLHAIVADFVATHEPIGSKSLVERHNLGVSSATVRNDMAVLEAEGYITQPHTSSGRVPTEKGYREFVDRLDDVKPLSAAERRAIQGFLESGVDLDDVLRRAVRLLAQLTRQVAVVQYPTLSTSTVRHLEVIALTPARLLMVVITDTGRVDQRIVELGDVIDEHQLSQLREMLGQALVGKRLSAASVAVADLAGRLHGGDGLGDAVGRSATVLLESLVEHTEERLLLGGTANLTRNAADFGGSPALHPGSPRGTGRGVTAAGCSTGGRQGDGTHRPRDGGRTDGGHLDGVHRLRDQ from the coding sequence ATGGGAAGCGCGGACGAGCGTCGCTTTCAGGTTTTGCACGCGATCGTCGCCGACTTCGTCGCCACGCATGAACCGATCGGCTCCAAATCCCTGGTGGAACGGCACAATCTGGGCGTCTCCAGCGCGACCGTGCGCAACGACATGGCAGTGCTGGAGGCGGAAGGCTACATCACCCAGCCGCACACCAGCTCCGGGCGGGTTCCCACCGAAAAGGGCTACCGCGAATTCGTCGACCGCCTCGACGACGTCAAACCGTTGTCCGCGGCGGAGCGCCGCGCGATCCAGGGTTTTCTGGAATCCGGCGTCGACCTCGACGACGTGCTGCGTCGCGCGGTGCGCTTGCTGGCCCAACTGACCCGTCAGGTCGCCGTGGTGCAGTACCCGACGCTGTCGACCTCGACGGTGCGACACCTGGAAGTGATCGCGCTGACCCCGGCGCGGCTGCTGATGGTGGTCATCACCGACACCGGCCGGGTGGACCAGCGCATCGTCGAACTCGGCGACGTCATCGACGAGCACCAGCTGTCCCAGCTGCGCGAGATGCTCGGTCAGGCGCTGGTCGGCAAGCGGCTGTCCGCGGCCTCGGTCGCGGTGGCCGATCTGGCCGGACGGCTGCACGGCGGCGACGGTCTCGGCGACGCGGTGGGGCGTTCGGCGACGGTACTGCTGGAATCGCTGGTCGAGCACACCGAGGAGCGGCTGCTGCTGGGCGGTACCGCCAACCTGACCCGCAACGCCGCCGATTTCGGCGGCTCCCCTGCGCTCCATCCTGGAAGCCCTCGAGGAACAGGTCGTGGTGTTACGGCTGCTGGCTGCTCAACAGGAGGCCGGCAAGGTGACGGTACGCATCGGCCACGAGACGGAGGCCGAACAGATGGCGGGCACCTCGATGGTGTCCACCGCCTACGGGACCAATGA
- a CDS encoding putative phenyloxazoline synthase MbtB — translation MELPHGVRDAERSITRDEIKATIAAQLGCTADEFADHDDLIQLGLNSIRMMAMAGGWRKRGADITFAQLAANPTVDSWYGLLAVEEADRAAQSVVPAPAQQPAGEFEPFPLAPMQHAYWIGRQDEQQLGGVAAHLYVEFDGSGVDPVRLERAVSALLAAHPMLRTRFLPDGTQQTMPEPGRPVFAVVDLRGQDPEHGESALAGLRDRKTHQRLAIEDGQVFDVTLTLRDGDRSRLHLDIDMLAGDAMSYRILVADLAAAYRGATLCTPGYSYRRYRTERRDDTTARERDRQWWQQRLPELPGAPELPTVPVGERRAQHRTVRYDHWLGPDAKRTLVSGAHARGVTPATALAAVFADTIGGWSAQSRFLLNIPLFQREPVHPDIDRVVGDFTSSIMLEVDVAKNVSVAERARDIQRRMYESGSHTAYSGLEVLRDLGRQRGEPVLAPIVFTSALDLGELFTDQVIETFGEPVWIISQGPQVLLDAQITELRGGLLINWDVRESAFPDGLIEAMFGRFVEAVERLGEGDTGWAAEAAVRLPSAQATVRAATNATDGPVSERCLHQGFFDHATADPEAPAVLWGSGDTAGSWSYRQLAESALAVAGALCGQGVQPGDAVAVQLPKGRDQIVAVLGVLAAGAAYVPIGFDQPPARRAKILHGADVVAALTSDGADLDAGVPCLSLDAARTYTKPLAAPLLPNTGAIAYVLFTSGSTGEPKGVEVPHRAAMNTIDALNDWFSVGSRDRALALSALEFDLSVYDIFGMFSVGGAVVAVDSGDRAAAASWVELIRRHRVSILNCVPSMLDMILQIGGDRLGDSLRAVMLGGDWVSTDLARQLARQVPGCRFSGLGGATETAIHSTICEVTGAPPEHWATVPFGVPLRNVRCRVVGPSGRDCLDWVPGELWVGGVNVAAGYRNDPERTAQRFVEHDGIRWYKTGDLARYWPDGTIEFLGRADHQVQIRGYRVELGEVESALRTLPGVRHAVAAVVGAGAPKLVAAVAGDRAEIGDPARVAGAVGELLPSYMVPSRTVVLAQMPLTANAKLDRRAVVALLESHASAASVAGSGAPASDVETALADIVAEVLGRASIGVHDDFFAHGGDSVLATTVIARIRDWLDIDHAVVTDLFATRTVAGLADRLEKREAQRGTPERLAVIARHYLEIAALTDEEVLAEG, via the coding sequence ATGGAGCTGCCGCACGGCGTGCGCGACGCCGAACGCAGTATCACCAGGGACGAGATCAAGGCGACGATCGCAGCCCAATTAGGCTGCACCGCAGATGAATTCGCCGATCACGACGACCTGATCCAGCTTGGGCTGAACTCGATCCGGATGATGGCGATGGCGGGCGGGTGGCGCAAGCGCGGCGCCGACATCACCTTCGCCCAGCTGGCGGCCAACCCGACCGTCGACTCCTGGTACGGGCTGCTGGCCGTCGAGGAAGCCGACCGAGCGGCCCAGTCGGTCGTTCCGGCACCGGCTCAGCAGCCGGCCGGCGAATTCGAGCCGTTCCCGTTGGCGCCCATGCAGCACGCGTATTGGATCGGCCGCCAAGATGAGCAGCAGCTCGGCGGCGTGGCCGCGCACCTCTACGTGGAGTTCGACGGTTCCGGGGTGGACCCGGTGCGGCTGGAACGCGCGGTGAGCGCGCTGCTGGCGGCACACCCGATGCTGCGCACCCGCTTCCTGCCGGACGGGACGCAGCAGACGATGCCCGAGCCGGGCCGGCCCGTCTTCGCCGTCGTCGACCTGCGCGGCCAGGACCCCGAACATGGTGAGTCGGCACTGGCCGGGCTGCGCGACCGAAAGACCCACCAGCGCTTGGCAATCGAAGACGGACAGGTCTTCGACGTCACCCTGACGCTGCGGGACGGCGACCGCAGCAGACTGCACCTGGACATCGACATGCTGGCCGGGGACGCGATGAGCTACCGGATCCTGGTCGCGGATCTGGCCGCGGCGTACCGAGGTGCGACGCTGTGCACCCCGGGCTACAGCTACCGGCGATACCGCACCGAACGGCGCGACGACACCACCGCGCGCGAGCGCGACCGGCAGTGGTGGCAGCAACGGCTACCCGAACTGCCCGGTGCGCCCGAGCTCCCAACCGTGCCGGTGGGCGAACGCCGCGCGCAGCACCGCACCGTCCGCTACGACCACTGGTTGGGGCCGGACGCCAAGCGGACACTGGTGAGCGGCGCGCACGCGCGCGGCGTCACCCCGGCCACGGCACTGGCCGCCGTCTTCGCCGACACCATCGGCGGGTGGTCCGCGCAGAGCAGGTTCCTGCTGAACATTCCGTTGTTCCAACGCGAACCGGTGCACCCCGACATCGATCGGGTGGTCGGTGACTTCACCTCCTCGATCATGCTGGAGGTCGACGTCGCCAAGAACGTGTCGGTGGCCGAGCGGGCCCGCGACATCCAGCGACGCATGTACGAAAGCGGCTCGCACACCGCCTATTCCGGCCTGGAGGTGCTGCGCGACCTGGGTCGGCAGCGCGGCGAGCCGGTGCTGGCGCCCATCGTGTTCACCAGCGCCCTGGACCTGGGTGAGTTGTTCACCGACCAGGTGATCGAGACGTTCGGCGAGCCGGTCTGGATCATCTCGCAAGGCCCGCAGGTGCTGCTGGACGCCCAGATCACCGAGTTGCGGGGCGGATTGCTGATCAACTGGGACGTCCGCGAGTCGGCGTTCCCGGACGGACTGATCGAGGCCATGTTCGGCCGGTTCGTCGAGGCAGTCGAACGCCTCGGCGAGGGCGACACCGGCTGGGCGGCCGAGGCCGCGGTACGGTTGCCGAGCGCGCAGGCGACGGTGCGCGCCGCGACCAACGCCACCGACGGCCCGGTCTCCGAAAGATGTTTGCACCAAGGATTTTTCGATCACGCTACGGCAGATCCGGAAGCGCCGGCCGTGCTGTGGGGCAGCGGCGACACCGCCGGGTCGTGGAGTTACCGCCAACTCGCCGAATCGGCTCTGGCCGTTGCGGGTGCGCTGTGCGGCCAGGGTGTGCAGCCCGGCGACGCGGTCGCCGTGCAATTGCCCAAGGGGCGCGACCAGATCGTCGCCGTTTTGGGCGTACTGGCGGCCGGTGCGGCGTACGTGCCGATCGGATTCGACCAGCCGCCCGCCCGCCGCGCCAAGATCCTGCACGGCGCCGACGTGGTGGCGGCACTGACGTCGGATGGGGCCGACCTGGATGCCGGGGTGCCCTGCCTGTCCCTGGACGCCGCGCGCACCTACACCAAACCCCTGGCGGCGCCGCTGCTCCCGAACACCGGCGCGATCGCCTACGTGCTGTTTACCTCCGGCTCCACCGGCGAACCCAAAGGCGTCGAGGTACCGCACCGCGCAGCGATGAACACCATCGACGCCCTCAACGACTGGTTCTCGGTGGGCAGCCGGGACCGCGCGCTGGCGTTGTCGGCCCTCGAATTCGACCTTTCCGTCTACGACATCTTCGGTATGTTCTCGGTCGGCGGGGCGGTGGTCGCGGTCGATTCCGGAGACCGCGCCGCGGCCGCGTCGTGGGTGGAACTGATTCGCCGACACCGTGTTTCGATCCTCAATTGCGTGCCCAGCATGCTCGACATGATTCTGCAGATCGGTGGTGACCGGCTGGGGGACTCGCTGCGCGCGGTGATGCTGGGCGGTGACTGGGTCAGCACGGATCTGGCCCGGCAGCTGGCCCGCCAGGTTCCCGGTTGCCGGTTCTCCGGTTTGGGCGGGGCGACCGAGACGGCCATCCACAGCACCATCTGCGAGGTGACCGGCGCGCCGCCGGAGCACTGGGCCACGGTGCCGTTCGGCGTGCCGCTGCGCAACGTCCGGTGCCGGGTGGTCGGCCCCTCGGGCCGCGACTGCCTGGACTGGGTGCCCGGGGAGCTCTGGGTCGGCGGCGTCAACGTGGCCGCCGGCTACCGCAACGACCCCGAACGCACCGCGCAGCGGTTCGTCGAGCACGACGGTATCCGTTGGTACAAGACCGGCGATCTGGCCCGGTACTGGCCCGACGGCACCATCGAGTTCCTGGGCCGGGCCGACCATCAGGTGCAGATCCGCGGGTACCGGGTCGAGCTCGGCGAGGTGGAGAGTGCACTGCGCACCTTGCCCGGGGTACGTCATGCCGTCGCAGCGGTCGTCGGCGCCGGGGCGCCCAAGCTGGTCGCTGCCGTCGCCGGTGACCGGGCCGAGATTGGCGACCCCGCCCGGGTCGCCGGGGCCGTGGGCGAGTTGCTACCGAGCTACATGGTTCCGAGTCGCACCGTCGTGCTGGCGCAGATGCCGTTGACCGCCAACGCCAAACTGGACCGGCGCGCGGTGGTCGCGTTACTCGAGTCGCACGCCTCAGCTGCTTCGGTGGCCGGCTCCGGTGCACCGGCCAGCGACGTGGAGACGGCGCTCGCCGACATCGTCGCCGAGGTGCTGGGCCGCGCGTCGATCGGCGTGCACGACGACTTCTTCGCCCACGGCGGCGACTCGGTGCTCGCCACCACGGTCATCGCCCGGATCCGGGACTGGCTCGACATCGACCACGCCGTGGTGACCGATCTCTTCGCGACCCGAACGGTCGCCGGTCTGGCCGATCGGCTGGAAAAGCGCGAGGCCCAACGAGGGACGCCGGAGCGGCTGGCCGTGATCGCACGCCATTACCTCGAGATCGCCGCGTTGACCGACGAAGAGGTGCTCGCCGAGGGCTGA
- a CDS encoding hypothetical protein (frameshifted, insertion at around 2166150): MTVRIGHETEAEQMAGTSMVSTAYGTNDTVYGGMGVLGPTRMDYPGTMASVAAVAMYIGEVLGAR, translated from the coding sequence GTGACGGTACGCATCGGCCACGAGACGGAGGCCGAACAGATGGCGGGCACCTCGATGGTGTCCACCGCCTACGGGACCAATGACACCGTCTACGGCGGCATGGGGGTGCTGGGGCCCACCCGGATGGATTATCCGGGAACTATGGCGAGTGTCGCGGCGGTTGCCATGTATATCGGCGAAGTACTCGGTGCGCGATGA